The Juglans microcarpa x Juglans regia isolate MS1-56 chromosome 2S, Jm3101_v1.0, whole genome shotgun sequence genome has a window encoding:
- the LOC121251752 gene encoding protein NOI4 isoform X1: MARRGGPLPKFGEWDVNNPASAEGFTVIFNKARNEKKTGGKVDSPPKDESKYKHGSVLGKPHPQKKWFCCIQSAYAES; this comes from the exons ATGGCG AGAAGGGGTGGACCTCTGCCAAAGTTTGGTGAATGGGATGTCAACAACCCAGCCTCAGCCGAGGGATTCACTGTAATCTTCAACAAGGCTCGAAATGAGAAAAAGACAGGTGGCAAGGTTGACTCACCACCAAAGGATGAATCAAAATATAAGCACGGATCTGTTCTTGGGAAACCTCATCCT CAGAAAAAATGGTTTTGTTGCATACAATCTGCTTATGCAGAATCATGA
- the LOC121251752 gene encoding protein NOI4 isoform X2 — protein MARRGGPLPKFGEWDVNNPASAEGFTVIFNKARNEKKTGGKVDSPPKDESKYKHGSVLGKPHPKKWFCCIQSAYAES, from the exons ATGGCG AGAAGGGGTGGACCTCTGCCAAAGTTTGGTGAATGGGATGTCAACAACCCAGCCTCAGCCGAGGGATTCACTGTAATCTTCAACAAGGCTCGAAATGAGAAAAAGACAGGTGGCAAGGTTGACTCACCACCAAAGGATGAATCAAAATATAAGCACGGATCTGTTCTTGGGAAACCTCATCCT AAAAAATGGTTTTGTTGCATACAATCTGCTTATGCAGAATCATGA
- the LOC121253605 gene encoding uncharacterized protein LOC121253605, whose product MSDLNAIENEREANPSASDVLRAAAHQLIDDLVQNPTGRQRNFNEGGCTVEQFNRMHPPLFDGRGDPTLAEDWVQDIEEILRVLTCTEEQKVAYATFKLTGEAKRWWISERSIREAEGTEIGTMTVHQYAARFTELSRFATYLIPDEEKKARKFEQGLNEKLYVRVVGFQIRNFSELVDKATVFERTLQRSAAMHEQRKRTTPTGYQSGMDQGPWKKRNEGSSSGKRLVQSNQQPYQCRTCNQVHSGECRKGAGLCFRYGKTGHYIRDCPMQNRSNQTFIPPPQRNEVSAQGSNQRPTAPARVFALTPGEVEGRNDVITGMTLWFYFKDL is encoded by the exons ATGTCGGATCTGAATGCGATCGAgaacgaaagggaagcaaacccgagtgcttcCGACGTGTTACGAGCAGCTGCACATCAGttaattgatgaccttgtgcAAAATCCCACGGGTCGCCAGCGTAATTTCAATGAAGGGGGTTGTACTGTTGAGCAATTCAATCGTATGCACCCTCctttatttgatgggagaggcgaTCCAACTTTGGCGGAGGATTGGGTTCAGgacattgaggagattttgCGAGTCCTAACTTGTACTGAGGAGCAAAAAGTGGCGTACGCCACATTCAAGCTTACTGGGGAAGCGAAGAGGTGGTGGATCTCTGAAAGATCTATCAGGGAAGCTGAGGGGACAGAGATA GGAACCATGACGGTACATCAGTATGCTGCTAGGTTTACTGAGTTATCCCGTTTTGCTACTTATTTGATTcccgatgaggaaaagaaagcacGCAAATTTGAGCAAGGACTGAATGAGAAACTGTACGTGCGTGTGGTGGGTTTCCAGATTCGGAACTTCTCAGAATTGGTGGATAAAGCAACAGTTTTTGAAAGAACCCTTCAAAGAAGCGCTGCAATGCATGAACAGAGAAAAAGGACTACTCCTACTGGGTACCAGTCTGGCATGGATCAGGGAccatggaaaaagaggaatgaggGTAGTAGTTCAGGAAAAAGGCTGGTTCAGAGTAATCAACAGCCCTACCAGTGTAGGACATGCAATCAAGTGCACTCCGGAGAGTGCAGAAAAGGGGCGGGATTGTGTTTTCGTTATGGCAAAACAGGTCACTACATCAGGGATTGCCCAATGCAAAATAGGAGCAACCAGACATTCATACCGCCACCTCAGAGGAATGAAGTATCGGCCCAGGGCAGCAATCAACGTCCTACTGCGCCTGCTCGAGTCTTTGCACTAACACCTGGAGAAGTTGAGGGTAGGAATGACGTGATCACTGGTATGACTCTTTGGTTTTACTTCAAGGATTTatag